A genomic region of Octopus sinensis linkage group LG2, ASM634580v1, whole genome shotgun sequence contains the following coding sequences:
- the LOC115227513 gene encoding protein timeless homolog has translation MDVELQAICSALGYQEGSKYLKEPDCLESVKDLIRCLRRDDDTCSIRRQLGHAEIVQSDLLPLIKEYKSDRNLFETVIRLLLNLTQPARLCFGDQIPEDKVLRNYYMEVESILRNYKKAFVDDVLFAVLTEKLTDLLKLDWEHRHEEDRVLIERLLILVRNVLHVQPDANEEKRTDDDASIHDQVLWSLHVSGMEDLLLYVSNSADERQYCMHTLEIVTLMFRQQTPALLASAGVQRAISEKEKDVKELEIIREQERIAKKERTRLTSTRHSRFGGTFLLKNVQSISDREVIFHRSLDKAGNHSFDITKKSRKTPKNRAPIKQVDVVRRSTLSIRLCLKEFCVQFLENCYNPLMSAVKDNLVREVAQDHDETYYLWALRFFMEFCRLHSQQVELISETLSVSAFHYIQVNLLNYYEMITTDKKEAKVWAKRVHLALKAYQELLMTLHSMETSKNKHLVSSAKVLKGNIFYMMEFRDIFVVLLSKFNHSKHSTSYLTDLVHATHLFLKMLEISQKSNRCIVVQKKKKTSRRSKSSRNNKNDTGTRSQLSEEELLNLWDDVSSEVSAVLSGENEMSEGVLPFDAASEVDIDQQRADTMVRIQTCLRSKNASEAVALLRAAREVWPDNNEFGSAEMSPEDEFLALREVFMANLSQNSENMAATVPEEFEEQEDEIVEEEMSSIVTSEEELNTRDFIAKFAKPAILQSYTTLLANFKNNSTHTNHCIIKMFHRIAVDLHQEGMFFQASIFCIFREVFVLSKVKHFQEIVKFGVFIVQKFLVVAEKNKKVFMEMLFWKTAREAGELSGDYFNPSKNIKQVWTEDQEIELRRLFDEAKEDPEKDIVGHIMAHLTDETKSRGQVLRQLRISGLIESAKDLKRKQPPSTNSNRAPWTEEQETELREVFERFRGSDDPLGNVMQNLSFTKPKNKIKDKLFGLDIIQDKKELYKKRSRKKKEGRMDGSGESGNNSDSNDDDDDDGGVQEGHVMASHSDSSGEESDEVEETRDVEEQPSNSDDLPSTDIDDVLKCLVSHNYKGPVSWIQRSLRRTAEDRQTPGTYIGVPVVPLTEENEDAMEDPIFLDFLLLIGLSRPSTGQEAFWRIPGDLDGSTLTMIADGLNLDENGQPANTAELKTWLMARSLKSKTGKKQNKSKKGRSKPSENNGKRKKALMALQKKQAKDKETKGKKKLKSQKSNDEDKKISKKQRRTKKKNILEDSEEEIGDSDSQPNVSGSNSPKFSKQRNSKENKKKKRRRIEFENSSDEDGVEDGSVSDARNGSIQIDTGDESGDEPLISQVKSKQNADDDSDVPLNSLPASKKRINQDFNANCSKRKETPLARFNSSDSDSEDGRLVIETELDNFESVGTSDKKKKKRLLSDSSDEDEGSPNVSTVDLQRESDDVSLNKEAKDPQLAGPSFLKKKKKRQKLIDSESSDDGHGGKAVEELDDSVAERKTVNGRKQHKIPILESSDDDSGDEDKENQEICSTKESNQKQDEVDLFDKAKNVQTQKYIKQNPNIINNNSNNTVDTFPATLLSLPNMEPDTNVFDDHIPLVTAIRRKRVLSSDDEND, from the coding sequence ATGGATGTTGAATTACAAGCTATATGCAGTGCCCTCGGTTACCAGGAAGGATCGAAGTACTTAAAGGAACCGGATTGTCTGGAATCGGTAAAAGATCTGATACGGTGTTTGAGACGGGACGACGATACGTGTTCGATTCGTCGCCAGCTGGGACATGCAGAAATTGTACAAAGCGACTTGCTACCTTTGATCAAAGAATACAAGTCCGATCGCAATCTCTTCGAGACTGTCATACGACTGCTACTTAATCTTACGCAGCCGGCACGTCTTTGTTTTGGGGACCAAATTCCCGAAGATAAAGTTCTGAGGAACTACTACATGGAAGTCGAAAGCATTCTGAGGAACTACAAAAAGGCCTTCGTCGACGATGTGCTTTTCGCTGTACTCACCGAGAAATTAACGGACTTATTGAAACTTGACTGGGAACACAGACACGAAGAGGACCGGGTGTTGATTGAAAGGCTGTTGATCCTGGTACGGAATGTCCTTCATGTTCAGCCAGATGCCAACGAAGAGAAGAGAACGGACGACGATGCCAGCATCCACGACCAAGTGCTATGGTCGTTACACGTTAGCGGTATGGAAGATTTACTCCTCTATGTGTCTAATTCTGCTGATGAAAGACAGTACTGCATGCATACTTTGGAGATTGTAACCCTGATGTTTCGTCAACAAACACCCGCCTTGCTCGCTTCGGCCGGTGTCCAACGAGcgatcagcgaaaaagaaaaagatgtgaaAGAATTGGAAATTATTCGTGAACAGGAACGAATTGCTAAAAAAGAACGAACTCGGTTGACGAGTACAAGACATTCTCGGTTCGGTGGCACTTTCCTACTTAAGAATGTCCAGTCGATTAGCGACAGAGAAGTCATCTTTCACAGATCCCTGGATAAAGCAGGTAACCATTCTTTTGATATTACTAAAAAATCTCGTAAAACCCCCAAAAACCGCGCCCCCATCAAACAAGTCGATGTCGTTCGCAGATCGACTCTGAGTATTCGCCTGTGCCTAAAAGAATTCTGCGTCCAGTTCTTGGAGAACTGCTACAACCCCCTTATGTCTGCGGTGAAAGATAATTTGGTGCGTGAGGTGGCTCAAGATCATGATGAAACCTATTATTTGTGGGCCTTGCGATTTTTCATGGAATTTTGTCGTTTGCACAGCCAACAGGTTGAACTAATTAGTGAAACTCTGTCAGTGTCTGCCTTTCATTACATCCAGGTGAATCTTTTAAATTATTATGAAATGATAACCACAGATAAGAAAGAGGCCAAAGTTTGGGCGAAACGAGTGCATCTCGCTCTGAAGGCTTATCAAGAACTTTTAATGACCCTTCATTCTATGGAAACATCCAAAAACAAGCACCTTGTATCAAGTGCTAAGGTCTTAAAGGGTAATATTTTCTACATGATGGAATTTCGCGATATATTCGTGGTTCTGTTAAGTAAGTTCAATCACAGCAAACATTCTACCTCTTATTTGACAGACTTGGTGCATGCAACTCATCTGTTCTTGAAAATGTTGGAGATTTCCCAGAAATCAAACCGATGTATTGTGgttcaaaaaaagaagaaaacctcACGGAGATCTAAGAGCTCTCGGAATAATAAAAACGATACTGGCACAAGATCGCAATTATCTGAAGAAGAACTTCTTAATCTGTGGGACGATGTTTCTAGTGAAGTTTCTGCCGTTTTGAGTGGAGAGAATGAAATGAGCGAAGGGGTTCTGCCGTTCGATGCCGCTTCAGAAGTTGACATTGATCAACAGCGAGCAGACACAATGGTACGTATCCAGACCTGCCTTCGATCCAAAAATGCTTCAGAAGCTGTGGCCCTTCTCCGTGCAGCCCGGGAGGTTTGGCCTGATAACAACGAATTCGGCAGCGCTGAAATGAGTCCTGAAGATGAATTCTTGGCCCTAAGAGAAGTATTTATGGCAAATTTATCTCAGAACAGTGAAAACATGGCTGCTACTGTGCCTGAAGAATTCGAAGAACAGGAAGATGAGATCGTCGAAGAGGAAATGTCTTCCATTGTTACCAGTGAAGAAGAACTCAATACTCGAGATTTTATTGCTAAATTTGCCAAACCTGCGATTCTCCAAAGTTACACCACCCTCCTTGCTAACTTCAAAAACAATTCAACCCATACAAACCACTGCATCATCAAAATGTTCCATCGTATTGCTGTCGATCTCCACCAGGAGGGCATGTTTTTCCAAGCCAGTATCTTTTGCATCTTCAGAGAAGTGTTTGTTCTGTCCAAAGTGAAGCATTTTCAGGAAATAGTGAAATTTGGTGTGTTCATTGTCCAGAAATTCTTGGTTGTCGCTGAGAAGAACAAAAAAGTTTTCATGGAAATGTTATTCTGGAAAACGGCCCGGGAAGCTGGAGAACTTTCCGGAGATTACTTTAATCCAAGCAAAAATATCAAACAAGTTTGGACTGAGGACCAGGAAATAGAGCTAAGAAGGTTGTTTGATGAAGCGAAAGAAGATCCTGAGAAGGACATTGTGGGTCATATCATGGCACATTTAACGGACGAGACGAAATCTCGTGGTCAAGTTCTGCGCCAGCTGAGAATCAGTGGCTTGATTGAATCTGCTAAAGATTTGAAACGGAAACAACCTCCGTCAACCAACAGTAACAGGGCGCCGTGGACCGAAGAGCAAGAAACGGAACTCCGAGAGGTTTTCGAACGGTTTCGAGGGTCCGATGACCCACTTGGTAACGTCATGCAGAATTTGTCTTTTACTAAACCCAAGAATAAAATCAAAGATAAACTTTTTGGTTTGGATATCATCCAGGATAAGAAGGAACTTTATAAGAAAAGAtcgaggaagaagaaagaggggcGAATGGACGGGAGTGGGGAGAGTGGAAATAACAGTgattcaaatgatgatgatgatgatgatggtggtgttcaAGAGGGTCATGTGATGGCTTCCCATTCTGATTCCTCTGGAGAGGAAAGTGATGAAGTCGAAGAAACTCGTGATGTTGAGGAACAACCTAGCAACAGCGATGACCTACCTAGCACTGATATTGATGATGTTTTGAAATGTTTGGTGAGCCATAACTACAAGGGTCCCGTCAGCTGGATCCAGAGGTCATTGCGAAGAACTgctgaagacagacagacaccggGTACCTATATTGGTGTACCTGTGGTACCACTTACTGAAGAAAATGAGGACGCTATGGAAGACCCTATATTTCTTGACTTCCTGTTGCTGATTGGCCTCTCCAGGCCTTCCACTGGTCAAGAGGCTTTCTGGCGTATCCCTGGAGATTTGGATGGTTCCACGTTGACCATGATTGCGGATGGCTTGAATCTAGATGAGAACGGTCAGCCTGCAAATACAGCAGAACTGAAGACATGGTTGATGGCTCGGTCATTGAAGTCAAAGACGggtaaaaagcaaaataaatcgaAGAAAGGGAGATCGAAACCCTCTGAAAATAATGGTAAAAGGAAGAAAGCGCTAATGGCACTGCagaaaaaacaagcaaaagataaagaaactaaaggaaagaagaaactAAAATCCCAAAAAAGCAATGACGAAgataagaaaatatcaaaaaagcAACGAcgaacaaagaagaaaaatattcttgAAGACTCCGAAGAAGAAATTGGTGATTCCGACTCTCAACCAAATGTTTCTGGGAGTAATTCTCCAAAGTTTTCTAAACAAAGAAATtcgaaagagaataaaaaaaagaagaggaggagaattgAGTTTGAGAACAGCAGTGATGAGGATGGTGTAGAAGATGGATCTGTGAGTGATGCACGGAACGGATCCATCCAAATTGATACTGGGGATGAGAGTGGCGATGAGCCTCTTATTTCTCAAGTAAAATCTAAacaaaatgctgatgatgatagtgatgtgccTCTTAATTCTCTGCCAGCATCCAAGAAGAGAATTAACCAAGATTTTAATGCCAACTgttcaaagagaaaagaaactccTTTAGCGAGGTTCAATTCTTCGGACAGTGACAGTGAAGATGGTCGGTTGGTTATCGAAACGGAGTTGGATAACTTTGAGAGTGTTGGAACCtccgacaagaagaagaagaagcgttTATTGAGTGATAGCAGTGATGAGGATGAGGGAAGTCCTAATGTGAGCACTGTGGACCTTCAACGAGAAAGCGATGATGTTTCTCTTAATAAGGAAGCGAAGGACCCTCAGCTTGCAGGACCCAGttttttgaagaaaaagaaaaaacgacagaagCTGATAGACTCTGAGAGCAGTGATGATGGCCACGGTGGAAAGGCTGTGGAGGAGTTGGATGACTCTGTAGCAGAGAGAAAAACGGTAAATGGAAGGAAACAGCATAAAATTCCAATATTGGAGAGCTCTGATGATGATTCAGGTGATGAAGATAAGGAAAATCAGGAAATTTGTTCCACCAAAGAATCGAACCAAAAACAGgatgaggttgatttgttcgacaaagCTAAAAATGTCCAGacccaaaaatatataaaacaaaatccaaatattatcaacaacaacagcaacaacacagttGATACTTTCCCGGCCACTTTGTTGTCCTTACCAAATATGGAACCGGACACCAATGTCTTTGATGACCATATACCACTTGTTACTGCCATTCGCAGGAAACGTGTTCTTAGCAGTGACGATGAGAATGATTAA